A DNA window from Tenuifilaceae bacterium CYCD contains the following coding sequences:
- the fhs gene encoding formate--tetrahydrofolate ligase, with amino-acid sequence MKTDIEIAHEVMMKPIVEIADMLGIDRDDLIPYGKYKAKVPLKYINKEKYPQSKLILVSAISPTPAGEGKTTVSIGLTQGLNRIGKQTTVVLREPSLGPVFGIKGGATGGGYSQVLPMEDINLHFTGDFNAIERAHNLLAALIDNNIQSKKRSLGIDPRTVSWKRVMDMNDRSLRHMIVGLGGTTHGIPRETGFDITAASEVMAILCLAEDMEDLKRRLGNIFVGYTYDKKPIYARDLKAEGAMAALLRDAIMPNLVQTIEGTPAIIHGGPFANIAQGTNSVIATKMGLSLSEYVVTEAGFGFDLGAEKFIDIKCKYAGLKPSAVVLVATIRALKYHGGKDLKEIKETDVNALKNGIGNLQKHIENMKQFGVCPVVAINRFTTDTDEEVDYIKSVCKEMDVPVSEVDVWGKGGGGAIELATIVDKIASSCTNQINPLYDWEWTPEVKIEAIAKKLYGAAAVDFTAQAKSDLQKVYRLGLDKLPICMAKTQKSLSDNPDLLGRPKDFVVTVREIEIAAGAGFIIPITGQIMRMPGLPDEPSAERIDVDNNGVISGLF; translated from the coding sequence ATGAAAACAGATATTGAAATTGCACATGAAGTGATGATGAAACCTATTGTTGAGATTGCCGATATGCTTGGTATTGATAGGGATGATCTTATTCCTTATGGTAAATACAAGGCTAAGGTTCCTTTGAAGTATATAAATAAGGAGAAGTATCCGCAGAGTAAGTTGATTCTTGTTTCGGCAATTTCACCAACTCCAGCAGGTGAGGGTAAAACCACAGTTTCTATTGGTTTAACACAAGGTTTGAATAGAATTGGAAAACAAACCACGGTTGTTCTCCGTGAGCCATCCTTAGGGCCTGTGTTTGGTATTAAGGGTGGTGCAACAGGAGGTGGTTACTCCCAGGTTCTTCCGATGGAGGATATAAACCTTCACTTCACTGGCGATTTTAATGCAATTGAGCGTGCCCACAACTTACTGGCAGCTTTGATTGACAATAATATTCAAAGCAAGAAAAGGTCATTAGGGATTGATCCTCGAACTGTTAGTTGGAAACGGGTCATGGATATGAACGACCGCTCCTTGCGTCATATGATTGTTGGGCTGGGCGGAACAACTCATGGCATACCTCGCGAAACCGGTTTTGATATCACTGCGGCCTCGGAGGTTATGGCAATTCTTTGCTTGGCTGAGGATATGGAGGACTTGAAACGTCGTTTGGGTAATATCTTTGTTGGCTACACTTACGACAAAAAGCCTATTTATGCTCGTGATTTAAAAGCCGAGGGAGCAATGGCAGCACTGCTTCGCGATGCAATTATGCCAAATCTTGTTCAAACAATCGAGGGAACTCCCGCTATTATTCATGGTGGTCCATTTGCCAACATTGCGCAGGGTACAAACTCTGTTATTGCAACTAAAATGGGACTTTCGTTGAGCGAATACGTTGTTACGGAGGCTGGCTTTGGATTCGATTTAGGAGCTGAGAAGTTTATCGATATTAAATGTAAGTATGCTGGGTTAAAGCCTAGTGCCGTTGTCCTTGTGGCTACAATACGAGCATTGAAGTACCACGGAGGTAAAGATTTGAAGGAAATTAAAGAGACCGATGTTAATGCTCTAAAGAATGGTATTGGCAATTTGCAGAAGCATATCGAGAATATGAAGCAGTTTGGGGTTTGCCCTGTTGTTGCTATTAACCGCTTTACAACCGATACTGATGAAGAGGTTGACTACATTAAGAGTGTTTGCAAAGAGATGGATGTTCCTGTTTCTGAGGTGGATGTATGGGGAAAAGGTGGCGGTGGAGCTATTGAGTTGGCAACCATTGTGGATAAAATTGCATCGAGTTGCACAAACCAAATCAATCCGCTTTACGATTGGGAATGGACACCCGAGGTTAAAATTGAGGCTATTGCTAAAAAGTTGTACGGAGCTGCGGCTGTAGATTTCACCGCTCAAGCAAAAAGCGATTTGCAGAAGGTTTATCGGTTAGGCCTCGATAAGTTGCCTATCTGTATGGCCAAAACCCAAAAATCGCTTTCGGATAATCCTGATTTACTTGGCCGTCCAAAGGATTTTGTGGTAACCGTTCGCGAAATTGAGATTGCGGCTGGAGCTGGTTTTATTATTCCAATTACTGGACAGATTATGCGTATGCCTGGTTTGCCCGATGAGCCTTCGGCAGAACGGATTGATGTGGATAATAATGGTGTAATTTCTGGATTATTCTAA
- a CDS encoding GldB family lipoprotein gives MSRLDKVDTSSIDLKIEVQRFDQALFKLKPDSIEAKMPVLRTEYGRFVDMFCEGIIRIGKPDSPQYYQLLRSFLTDTMVCNANRKVQATFENIEDLNASLTDAFKRYQYHFPTRAIPRVVSYVSGYNLSVAVDDSIVAVGLDRYLGEDTPQYDMLGIPKYLSIKMNPNKVPSDIVKAWLYGEFAFNDSVENLLSNMIYEGELVFITRHLLPDEPEHIIHGFTEEQLKWCKKNEKDVWTYLIENKLLFTTNSLEINKFVNDAPFTSGFPQESPGRAAVWIGYRIVESLMNRDETLTLNQLMGIKDYQQILTMAKYKP, from the coding sequence ATGAGTAGGTTGGACAAGGTTGATACATCAAGTATTGATCTGAAAATAGAAGTACAACGTTTCGATCAGGCTCTTTTTAAGTTAAAACCCGATAGCATTGAAGCAAAAATGCCAGTTTTAAGAACGGAGTATGGCCGATTTGTAGATATGTTCTGCGAGGGAATTATCAGGATAGGCAAACCTGACAGCCCTCAGTACTATCAACTCTTAAGGTCTTTTTTAACCGATACAATGGTGTGCAACGCAAATCGAAAAGTTCAGGCTACATTTGAGAATATTGAAGACCTGAATGCCTCCCTTACCGATGCATTTAAGCGATACCAATACCATTTCCCTACAAGGGCTATTCCTCGTGTAGTTTCGTATGTGTCGGGGTATAATTTATCGGTAGCTGTCGACGATAGTATTGTTGCCGTTGGGCTGGATCGGTACTTAGGAGAAGACACCCCGCAGTACGATATGCTTGGAATTCCAAAGTATTTGTCCATCAAGATGAATCCTAATAAAGTTCCTTCGGATATTGTTAAAGCTTGGCTTTACGGAGAGTTTGCTTTTAACGATTCCGTTGAGAATTTGCTTTCGAATATGATTTACGAAGGGGAGTTGGTTTTCATAACTCGGCATTTGCTTCCTGACGAACCGGAGCATATAATACATGGATTTACCGAGGAGCAATTAAAGTGGTGCAAGAAGAATGAAAAAGATGTATGGACATATCTTATTGAAAACAAGTTGCTGTTTACCACAAATTCGCTCGAGATCAATAAGTTTGTCAACGATGCCCCTTTTACATCAGGATTTCCGCAGGAAAGTCCAGGACGGGCGGCTGTTTGGATTGGTTATCGTATTGTTGAATCGCTGATGAATAGAGACGAGACTCTTACTTTGAACCAATTGATGGGTATTAAAGATTATCAGCAAATATTAACCATGGCAAAGTATAAACCCTGA
- a CDS encoding replicative DNA helicase, with amino-acid sequence MAERQTGYRQYKPKPIGTEFGKIPPQALDLEEAVLGAIMVEKDAIISVSEVLKPECFYKESHQIIFKAIQDLSSRLEPIDLLTVSEELRRKEKLDEIGGAPLLAQLTTKVGSAAHLEYHSKIIAQKYIQRELIRVATEIQNKSFDEDVDVDELLDYSEMELFKVAEGNIKSDTLPISNIVMKAIKQIEEAGKREDGLSGVPSGFTDLDRLTSGWQKSDLIIVAARPSMGKTAFVLSMARNMAVEHEAPVAFFSLEMSNIQLVNRLIVSESGLTSEKIRNGKLTQDEWSQLTTKIKNLSEAKIFIDDTPALSIFEFRAKCRRLKAQHNISAVIIDYLQLMTGPAETKGNREQEVSTISRSLKAIAKELNVPILALSQLNRSVETRGGNKRPQLSDLRESGAIEQDADVVMFIHRPEYYGFTEDEDHNSTVGIAEIIVAKHRNGAVDDVKLRFQKEMARFSDLDDVDYSSMQPASSSFTASMPVTYSSKMNDDTLGDNDFDFRPSKGIDNSNIPF; translated from the coding sequence ATGGCCGAAAGACAAACAGGCTACAGACAATATAAGCCCAAACCAATAGGAACCGAATTTGGAAAAATTCCACCCCAAGCGCTTGATCTCGAGGAGGCTGTTCTTGGCGCAATAATGGTGGAGAAAGACGCAATCATTTCGGTGAGTGAGGTTTTAAAACCAGAATGTTTCTATAAGGAATCACACCAGATAATTTTTAAGGCAATTCAAGATTTATCATCCCGTCTAGAGCCTATAGACCTTCTAACTGTTAGCGAAGAACTACGCCGCAAGGAAAAACTCGACGAAATTGGCGGTGCACCGCTCCTTGCTCAACTAACCACTAAGGTTGGTTCTGCGGCTCACCTGGAGTATCACTCAAAAATCATTGCACAAAAATACATCCAGCGTGAGCTAATTAGGGTAGCCACAGAAATTCAGAATAAATCATTCGATGAGGATGTTGATGTAGATGAATTGCTCGATTACTCAGAGATGGAACTCTTCAAGGTTGCCGAAGGGAATATCAAAAGCGACACTTTGCCCATCAGCAACATAGTAATGAAAGCCATTAAACAAATTGAGGAGGCCGGAAAACGGGAGGATGGACTAAGCGGAGTTCCTTCGGGCTTCACCGATTTGGATAGGCTTACATCGGGATGGCAAAAATCCGACCTCATCATCGTAGCAGCTCGCCCCTCGATGGGTAAAACGGCATTTGTGCTATCAATGGCTCGAAACATGGCTGTAGAGCACGAAGCTCCGGTGGCATTCTTCTCACTCGAAATGTCGAACATACAGCTGGTTAACCGTTTAATTGTGAGCGAATCGGGACTTACATCGGAAAAGATCCGTAACGGTAAACTCACTCAGGATGAATGGTCGCAGCTAACCACAAAAATCAAAAATCTATCCGAGGCAAAGATATTCATCGACGACACCCCTGCCCTTTCGATATTTGAGTTTAGGGCTAAATGTCGGAGACTTAAAGCACAGCATAATATTAGCGCCGTAATTATTGACTACCTCCAGCTAATGACAGGACCCGCTGAAACCAAAGGTAATAGAGAGCAAGAGGTTAGTACAATTTCCCGTTCTCTAAAGGCAATTGCCAAGGAATTGAATGTACCAATACTAGCGCTGTCGCAGCTAAACCGTTCGGTGGAAACCCGTGGTGGAAATAAACGTCCACAACTCTCCGACCTCCGGGAATCGGGAGCAATTGAGCAGGATGCCGACGTGGTGATGTTCATTCACCGTCCCGAGTACTACGGTTTTACTGAGGATGAAGATCATAACTCGACAGTGGGTATTGCTGAAATTATTGTGGCTAAACACCGTAACGGAGCTGTTGATGATGTTAAACTACGATTCCAGAAGGAAATGGCCCGTTTCTCCGATTTGGATGATGTTGACTACTCGAGCATGCAACCCGCATCATCATCGTTCACGGCATCAATGCCTGTTACCTACTCGTCAAAGATGAACGATGATACGTTAGGCGATAATGACTTTGACTTTAGACCAAGCAAAGGGATTGATAACAGCAATATCCCCTTTTAA
- a CDS encoding noncanonical pyrimidine nucleotidase, YjjG family protein yields MLDFFARKRVYKHIFFDLDRTLWDFEQNKVDALRDLFFDYNLDTVFPDVMTFINTFTRNNDYLWDKYIKGELTKEVLRYKRFEVTLQDYSTKNEKLAKTLGEEYLKIMPLKTALINGTRDLLEYLSPKYKLHIISNGFNEVQFPKLERCHIAKYFEWVVTSENAGYHKPDPRVFGYSLSKANAKKEESIMIGDDLEIDIVGAKKFGMDQVYFNPEKKPHKLKVTHEVQSLSEIIKIL; encoded by the coding sequence ATGTTGGATTTTTTTGCACGGAAGCGGGTTTATAAGCATATCTTTTTTGATTTGGATAGAACACTTTGGGATTTTGAGCAGAACAAGGTTGATGCGCTACGCGATTTGTTTTTCGATTACAATTTAGATACTGTTTTTCCCGATGTAATGACTTTTATTAACACTTTTACTCGCAATAACGATTACTTGTGGGATAAGTATATAAAGGGAGAACTCACTAAAGAGGTGCTTCGCTATAAAAGATTTGAGGTTACATTGCAGGACTATAGCACCAAAAACGAAAAGTTAGCAAAGACTTTGGGTGAAGAGTACCTTAAAATAATGCCACTAAAAACAGCCTTAATTAATGGCACGCGTGATTTGTTGGAATACTTAAGCCCCAAGTATAAATTGCACATAATAAGCAACGGATTTAACGAGGTACAGTTCCCTAAACTTGAGCGTTGCCATATTGCCAAGTACTTTGAGTGGGTTGTTACTTCGGAGAATGCTGGTTACCACAAGCCCGATCCCCGTGTGTTTGGGTACTCACTGTCGAAAGCCAATGCCAAAAAGGAAGAAAGTATAATGATTGGCGATGACCTGGAGATTGATATAGTTGGCGCTAAAAAGTTTGGAATGGATCAGGTATACTTTAACCCAGAAAAAAAACCTCATAAGTTAAAGGTAACCCATGAGGTTCAATCGCTTTCCGAAATAATTAAGATCCTTTAG
- a CDS encoding RNA helicase, which translates to MNFTSFNLHPNILEGIESMGFENPTPIQEQAIPLILEGKDLIACAQTGTGKTAAFVLPILSINANQAANHNRVNTLIIVPTRELALQIDQQVEGFAYFSPIGSIAVYGGNDGSNWDRQRAALESGSELVIATPGRLIQHIQMGYVKLDTIEHLILDEADRMLDMGFYDDIMSIIKLLPKKRQTLMFSATMPPKIRQLAKTILHNPVEISLAVSKPADNILQAFYMVENEQKLELLNSLLSGKEYVQSVLVFASTKSEVKNIERKLVNSGISAKAIHSDLEQRERENVLREFRNRKIQILVATDIISRGIDIEDIDLVVNYDVPMDPEDYVHRIGRTARAQSDGVAITFVSKKQKVQFDKIEKFLNTSIFKIKNPLNS; encoded by the coding sequence TTGAATTTCACTAGTTTTAACTTACATCCAAATATTCTTGAGGGCATTGAATCGATGGGCTTCGAAAACCCTACGCCCATTCAGGAACAGGCTATACCTTTAATTTTAGAAGGGAAAGACCTAATTGCCTGTGCACAAACCGGTACTGGTAAAACCGCAGCCTTTGTTCTTCCTATTCTAAGCATAAACGCCAATCAAGCGGCTAACCACAATAGAGTAAACACACTTATAATAGTTCCAACCAGAGAACTTGCATTACAGATAGATCAGCAAGTAGAAGGCTTTGCCTACTTTTCGCCAATCGGATCAATTGCGGTTTACGGAGGAAACGATGGAAGCAACTGGGATAGGCAGCGCGCCGCGCTCGAAAGCGGCTCTGAGCTGGTAATTGCCACTCCAGGCCGACTAATCCAGCACATCCAAATGGGATATGTAAAACTTGACACAATTGAGCACCTTATACTGGATGAGGCAGATAGAATGCTCGATATGGGTTTTTACGACGATATAATGTCGATAATAAAACTTCTTCCAAAGAAGAGACAAACACTGATGTTTTCGGCCACAATGCCTCCAAAGATCAGACAACTGGCAAAAACTATTCTTCATAATCCGGTTGAAATTAGTTTGGCCGTATCTAAACCTGCCGACAACATCCTACAGGCCTTTTATATGGTCGAAAACGAGCAAAAACTGGAACTACTCAACTCTCTGCTCTCGGGAAAAGAATACGTGCAAAGCGTGCTAGTGTTTGCCTCCACCAAATCCGAAGTTAAAAACATAGAACGCAAACTAGTTAATAGCGGAATCAGCGCAAAAGCTATTCACTCCGATTTGGAACAACGAGAGAGGGAAAATGTGCTCCGCGAATTCCGTAACCGGAAAATTCAAATTCTAGTGGCAACCGATATAATATCGCGAGGAATAGATATTGAAGATATCGATTTGGTTGTAAATTACGATGTTCCCATGGATCCGGAGGACTACGTTCACAGAATTGGCCGAACAGCCCGCGCTCAAAGCGATGGCGTTGCCATTACATTTGTTAGCAAAAAACAGAAGGTCCAATTTGACAAAATCGAGAAGTTTTTGAACACCTCTATCTTCAAAATTAAAAACCCACTCAACAGCTAA
- a CDS encoding hypothetical protein (frameshifted, insertion/deletion at around 426566) has protein sequence MINRIKVIPKRKSKQLVEGYMYIADDYYNLHEVDFSVETIVGVIKIKQTFGEVDSNVWLPISHHYEINGDFMGSQGDAVYISSIKYSDIKINTDIKAPSNLEQKQAFSKKEEPAPIVTTKINSKQQAKEIKNAEKIEKLMSKETLSNREMYELAKLMDKKIKQADTSAKSLEIVDNTTITVDSMARKVDSTQWNAMRPIVLNAEEVKVNESINQKLSHEKDGPDDDSLKSEDTNLAMAILMGKTWQNEDKKQRIRFSGLINPNEFRFNTVDGFVMGSAVRYRRQFPSTTVTLRPSVSYTFSRKMPMGTITGSITYAHRQRGVAGFNAGITSMDFNQSTGIRNITNTVSSLFFGRNYMKLFENKYFTAYNRIDVANGLELFTSATYSIRNTLENNTRFILYEPNRDWYTPNYPQNKLITPQNLDDSKAFIGNIRVNYTPFYHYRIRDNRKVMLYSKFPTFSVQTKFAIPGIMNSNANFVNLEASINQSISTGPNSKIAYSLTYGDFLSKKNLYFNDFAHFNTQITPITARQFNNSYQGLSYYTRSTNSAYGEIFVNYTTPYLALKYLPFLSNRIWQENLYFSSLITKNNKPYYEVGYSISQIGAIASVGVFAGFNGAELHRVNLKLSLLLSIIDM, from the coding sequence GTGATTAACCGGATTAAAGTTATTCCCAAACGCAAAAGCAAACAGTTGGTGGAAGGCTACATGTACATTGCCGATGACTACTATAACTTACACGAGGTTGATTTTAGCGTTGAAACAATTGTAGGGGTTATCAAAATTAAGCAAACATTCGGGGAGGTTGACAGCAATGTTTGGCTGCCCATAAGTCATCATTACGAGATAAATGGCGATTTTATGGGGAGTCAGGGCGATGCGGTTTACATCTCATCAATTAAATACTCCGATATAAAGATAAATACCGACATTAAGGCGCCATCGAACCTTGAACAAAAACAAGCCTTTAGCAAAAAAGAGGAACCAGCCCCAATCGTCACAACAAAGATCAACTCTAAACAGCAGGCAAAAGAAATAAAAAATGCTGAAAAAATTGAGAAATTGATGAGCAAAGAAACATTGAGCAACCGCGAGATGTACGAATTGGCCAAACTGATGGATAAGAAAATAAAACAAGCCGATACCTCGGCCAAATCGTTAGAAATTGTTGATAATACAACAATCACGGTTGACTCTATGGCCCGAAAAGTAGATTCTACCCAATGGAATGCTATGCGCCCTATAGTTTTAAACGCAGAGGAAGTAAAGGTCAACGAATCCATCAACCAAAAGCTATCGCACGAAAAAGATGGTCCCGATGATGATTCGTTAAAATCGGAAGATACAAACCTTGCAATGGCCATACTAATGGGAAAGACATGGCAAAATGAGGATAAAAAACAAAGAATCCGATTCTCGGGGTTGATAAATCCCAACGAGTTCAGGTTTAACACTGTTGATGGCTTTGTAATGGGATCGGCAGTTAGGTACCGGCGGCAGTTCCCCAGCACAACGGTTACGCTGCGGCCATCGGTATCCTACACGTTTTCCAGAAAAATGCCCATGGGAACTATCACCGGAAGTATCACCTATGCGCATAGACAAAGAGGCGTGGCTGGATTCAACGCCGGGATAACCAGCATGGATTTTAACCAGAGTACGGGCATCAGGAATATCACCAACACGGTCTCCTCTCTCTTTTTTGGCCGGAATTACATGAAGCTATTCGAGAACAAATACTTCACAGCGTACAATAGGATTGATGTGGCCAATGGACTTGAGCTGTTCACATCGGCCACCTACTCCATCCGAAATACTCTTGAAAACAACACCCGCTTTATTCTGTACGAACCAAACCGCGATTGGTACACACCCAACTATCCGCAGAACAAACTTATCACCCCGCAAAACCTTGATGATAGCAAGGCGTTTATTGGGAATATACGGGTAAACTACACTCCATTTTATCACTACCGAATTCGCGACAACCGTAAGGTTATGCTGTACTCCAAATTTCCGACATTCAGCGTGCAAACCAAATTTGCCATTCCGGGAATAATGAACTCCAACGCAAATTTTGTTAACCTGGAGGCCTCTATCAATCAAAGTATAAGCACGGGGCCCAACAGTAAGATAGCCTATAGCCTAACCTATGGAGATTTTCTTTCGAAGAAAAACCTATACTTCAACGATTTTGCACACTTCAATACACAAATCACCCCTATTACCGCCCGGCAGTTCAACAACAGCTACCAAGGGCTAAGCTACTATACCCGAAGCACAAACTCCGCTTATGGCGAAATTTTTGTAAACTACACGACTCCGTACCTCGCTCTAAAATACTTACCGTTCCTCAGTAACCGTATATGGCAGGAAAACCTTTACTTTTCGTCGTTAATCACCAAGAACAACAAGCCCTACTACGAGGTGGGTTACTCCATAAGCCAAATTGGAGCAATTGCCAGCGTGGGGGTATTTGCAGGCTTTAATGGCGCGGAGCTCCATAGGGTTAACCTCAAGCTATCGTTACTACTTTCAATAATAGATATGTAG
- the ribB gene encoding 3,4-dihydroxy-2-butanone 4-phosphate synthase, with protein sequence MRTLKDFGNSYHERVENAIRKLQSGQGILLVDDEDRENEGDIIYAAEKMTVKDMALMIRECSGIVCLCLTPEKTEKLNLRPMVENNTSKNKTAFTVSIEAKEGVTTGVSAKDRICTIKTAIAENTKPSDLARPGHVFPLTAKKGGVFERRGHTEGSIDLVKLAGLGDTAVLCELTNEDGTMARLPEIIEFAHKHSMTVVTIEDIYQYRKNVADGCPLRMVEN encoded by the coding sequence ATGAGAACTCTTAAGGATTTTGGAAACAGTTACCACGAACGTGTCGAGAATGCCATTCGTAAACTCCAAAGCGGACAAGGAATCCTGCTGGTTGACGATGAGGATCGAGAAAACGAAGGCGACATTATCTACGCCGCAGAGAAAATGACCGTGAAAGACATGGCCTTAATGATTCGGGAATGTAGCGGAATTGTTTGTCTATGCCTCACCCCCGAAAAAACCGAAAAACTTAACCTCCGGCCAATGGTGGAAAACAACACCAGCAAGAACAAAACCGCATTCACCGTTTCCATCGAGGCTAAGGAAGGAGTTACAACTGGGGTTTCGGCCAAAGATAGAATCTGTACAATAAAAACAGCTATTGCCGAGAATACAAAACCCTCCGACCTCGCCCGTCCAGGACATGTGTTCCCTTTAACCGCAAAAAAGGGTGGAGTATTCGAGAGACGAGGGCATACCGAGGGGAGCATCGATTTGGTAAAACTCGCGGGATTAGGCGATACGGCAGTCCTCTGCGAACTTACCAACGAGGATGGAACCATGGCTCGACTTCCCGAGATAATTGAATTTGCACACAAGCACAGCATGACCGTGGTTACCATTGAGGATATTTACCAGTACCGGAAAAATGTAGCCGATGGCTGTCCCCTAAGAATGGTAGAGAACTGA
- the rsmI gene encoding ribosomal RNA small subunit methyltransferase I — MSKLYIVPTPIGNLGDITLRAIEVLKSASFILAEDTRTSSHLLNHLQIDTPLKSHHKFNEHKTVEFIAERIKAGETVALISDAGTPGISDPGFLLVRTCVEQDIEVECLPGATAFIPALVASGLPCDRFLFEGFLPQKKGRNKRLEALRDEERTIVFYESPFRLAKLLTQLAEIFGADRKVSVSRELTKLHEETVRGTLPEVAQHFEQKGVKGEIVVVVEGKGRGKVSDDEE, encoded by the coding sequence ATGTCAAAGCTCTATATAGTTCCAACCCCCATAGGCAACCTTGGCGATATTACCCTAAGGGCCATTGAGGTTCTTAAATCGGCATCGTTTATTTTAGCCGAGGATACCCGCACCAGTAGCCATTTGCTTAACCATCTGCAGATTGATACTCCGCTTAAATCGCATCATAAGTTTAACGAGCACAAAACCGTTGAGTTTATTGCGGAGCGCATAAAGGCCGGGGAAACCGTAGCCCTAATTTCCGATGCTGGTACGCCCGGAATTTCCGATCCCGGATTTTTGCTGGTTAGAACCTGTGTTGAGCAGGACATCGAGGTGGAATGCCTCCCCGGTGCAACGGCATTTATTCCGGCGCTTGTGGCCAGCGGTTTGCCATGCGATAGATTCCTATTCGAGGGTTTTTTGCCCCAGAAGAAGGGGCGCAACAAGCGCCTTGAGGCGCTCCGCGACGAGGAGCGTACAATTGTTTTTTACGAGTCGCCATTCCGGTTGGCAAAGCTTTTAACGCAGCTTGCCGAGATTTTTGGTGCCGATAGAAAGGTTAGCGTATCGCGTGAGTTAACAAAACTCCACGAGGAAACCGTTCGGGGTACCCTACCCGAGGTTGCCCAGCACTTTGAGCAAAAAGGCGTGAAGGGGGAAATTGTTGTAGTTGTTGAGGGTAAAGGTCGGGGCAAGGTTTCCGACGACGAGGAGTAG
- the tdk gene encoding thymidine kinase produces MPFLENSVSGKRKGWIEVVAGSMFSGKTEELIRRLKRAKYAKQRVEIFKPQIDTRYSEQEVVSHDANSILSTPVSSSGNILLLAHNVDVVGIDEAQFFDMNLPNVCNQLADQGIRVIVAGLDMDFRGKPFGPMPNLMAIAEYVTKVHAICVHCGDLAHYSHRTTDTEKLVLLGETDVYEPLCRLCYNKVLAEGKKVKNDK; encoded by the coding sequence ATGCCTTTTCTGGAAAATTCTGTAAGCGGTAAACGTAAAGGGTGGATCGAGGTTGTTGCCGGATCAATGTTCTCGGGCAAAACCGAGGAGCTGATACGCCGACTTAAACGCGCAAAATACGCCAAACAACGGGTCGAAATTTTTAAACCACAGATCGATACCCGCTACTCGGAGCAAGAGGTAGTGTCGCACGATGCTAATTCGATTCTGTCTACGCCGGTATCGTCATCCGGGAACATTCTGCTGTTAGCCCATAACGTTGATGTGGTAGGAATTGACGAGGCACAATTCTTCGACATGAATCTCCCGAACGTTTGCAACCAGTTGGCCGATCAGGGAATTCGGGTTATCGTTGCCGGGCTCGATATGGACTTCCGCGGAAAACCTTTTGGCCCAATGCCCAATTTAATGGCCATTGCCGAGTACGTTACCAAGGTTCATGCAATTTGTGTTCACTGCGGCGATTTAGCCCACTACTCGCACCGCACCACCGATACCGAAAAACTAGTCCTGCTTGGCGAAACTGATGTTTACGAACCGCTTTGCAGGCTTTGCTACAACAAGGTTTTAGCAGAGGGCAAAAAGGTAAAAAATGACAAGTGA